Proteins from a single region of Chloroflexota bacterium:
- a CDS encoding phospholipase D-like domain-containing protein, translated as MAVGRAFALLAFLLACSPLQQTAIQGPTRLIVTPDDGSLPLFALLRRAEHSIDVVAYLLSSQEVLEELAAAQRRGVRVRVLLEQEPVGGGESNREAAQWLTAAGVTVRWADPAFRFTHAKVILVDGMRAAIMTLNLTASSFQSNREFAAIVEDPSLVHALIELFESDWERMPPPTFDLPLVISPGNARRELHGLIVSARQSLEIYVLSLEDDSIAAALAAAADRGVRVRIITNPPRGSDGYADERALVRAHGGFIGFLEYPNIHAKVVIVDGARAFVGSQNFTATSLDQNREVGILIADPAVLQRLQRTFESDWSQVTLETLLPQVLAIAA; from the coding sequence ATGGCTGTCGGTCGAGCATTTGCGCTGCTAGCTTTTCTGCTGGCCTGTAGCCCCTTACAACAGACCGCAATTCAGGGCCCTACTCGCCTAATCGTTACCCCGGATGACGGCTCACTCCCGCTTTTCGCACTGTTGCGTCGCGCTGAACACTCAATTGACGTTGTGGCGTACCTTCTCTCCAGCCAGGAAGTGTTGGAGGAATTGGCAGCGGCGCAACGCCGTGGAGTCCGGGTGCGGGTGTTGCTGGAGCAAGAACCGGTTGGCGGCGGAGAGAGCAATCGCGAGGCAGCACAGTGGCTCACCGCAGCCGGAGTGACAGTGCGTTGGGCAGATCCGGCCTTTCGCTTCACCCACGCCAAGGTCATTCTCGTCGACGGCATGCGGGCAGCCATAATGACCTTAAATCTAACGGCGAGTTCATTTCAATCGAATCGCGAGTTTGCCGCAATCGTAGAAGATCCCTCGCTAGTGCACGCTCTCATCGAGCTCTTTGAGAGCGATTGGGAGCGCATGCCGCCTCCGACCTTCGATCTCCCTCTCGTGATAAGCCCGGGGAATGCTCGTCGTGAATTGCATGGATTGATTGTCTCCGCACGGCAAAGCTTGGAGATATATGTCCTTTCATTAGAGGATGACTCGATTGCAGCCGCGCTGGCGGCAGCGGCTGATCGTGGTGTACGCGTCCGCATCATTACGAATCCACCTAGGGGTAGCGATGGCTATGCCGATGAGCGGGCTTTGGTGCGCGCACACGGTGGATTCATTGGATTCTTAGAGTACCCAAACATACACGCAAAGGTAGTGATCGTCGACGGCGCCCGTGCCTTCGTGGGCAGCCAAAACTTTACCGCAACTTCCCTGGATCAGAATCGAGAGGTGGGCATACTCATCGCGGATCCTGCGGTGCTCCAGCGTCTCCAGCGCACGTTTGAATCCGACTGGTCCCAGGTAACACTCGAGACATTGCTCCCGCAAGTCTTAGCCATCGCCGCTTAG
- a CDS encoding HlyD family efflux transporter periplasmic adaptor subunit, which produces MKIRSTLAVLLSSMLLFTACVPSLPFISGDGEEEVVVARPVTSLERPTVKVERGSIIDAVRVLGRVVAESEESLFFKQNGRLKGIYVQYNQEVVQGTLLADLETGDLETQIQNSELSLQDTERNLITARTQAATGQADVTLAKIAVEQAERDLEDAREALVEAQGGPTALEFAQAQTTYTKAAADVMAAENALKIAERAFKQAEKDLIDFLSGAPVDLKVQRELALSQAEEAVRTAQTQVDQVQSGNPETQVLGQESTLRGRQEALERANQAINAERDKVKARITEVLDNYRKYLSEIVVEIEEELDEVFDAIKQLGRKAPGARDAFERLLKELDVAQDNFSDAMDLKLDVPERQRAEHQRGLEAFLDQLNLGAIAAVLESDAEPGESDEEAQTLAEDLVGAALAREALDIVQMALLQAKAAGSSLSSTRARLEEAQEKLDEYIEQRAEDEVKIQELSAQLFAPPPPGTEMAILWKSQERARLDLQAAELALDQGKAQASESVSVAQSGLDRARFELEQAQAAIDNIHEDLDSLFVSAELNYNAAQAAVNKAKADLDIAKEAWDIVQSGLDPEKVRNAEISVASKEAALIKAQAAHEQALINASDAGNVTKLENDLKRARANHELLLERLEDARLVAPFDGVIQFISGKAGEPVSAYGPIIGLADPTILIVTADLSEDDTPKVALDQVADLTLDAFPSVVLKGIITKLPTSLVTTQGVIQDRSIRMDVNWPQAGAEIGMLARVTITVQHKDDVLKVPIESVKRSGRRTFVEFMDGDIKRAKNVEIGIQTETEVEILSGLEEGFVILQGQ; this is translated from the coding sequence GTGAAAATCAGATCTACACTAGCAGTTTTGTTGAGCAGCATGTTGTTGTTCACGGCGTGCGTTCCTTCGCTGCCGTTCATTTCGGGTGATGGCGAGGAAGAGGTAGTTGTCGCGCGACCGGTCACAAGCCTGGAACGACCCACGGTCAAGGTAGAGCGCGGCTCGATCATCGATGCGGTTCGCGTGCTCGGGCGTGTGGTAGCCGAGAGTGAAGAGAGCCTCTTCTTCAAACAGAACGGTCGCCTGAAGGGCATTTATGTCCAATACAATCAGGAGGTCGTGCAGGGCACGTTACTTGCGGACTTGGAAACCGGCGACCTGGAGACTCAAATTCAGAATTCAGAACTCTCCTTGCAGGATACGGAACGCAACCTCATCACGGCGCGTACACAAGCCGCAACGGGCCAAGCGGACGTTACGCTTGCCAAAATCGCCGTAGAGCAGGCTGAACGTGACCTCGAAGATGCTCGCGAAGCTCTCGTCGAGGCCCAGGGAGGACCCACTGCCCTGGAGTTCGCCCAGGCACAGACCACCTACACCAAGGCGGCGGCAGACGTTATGGCCGCCGAGAACGCGTTGAAAATCGCGGAAAGAGCCTTTAAGCAAGCGGAGAAGGACCTTATCGACTTCTTAAGCGGTGCCCCGGTAGACCTGAAAGTGCAGCGGGAGCTCGCCCTGAGCCAGGCAGAGGAAGCCGTTCGCACCGCCCAGACACAGGTCGACCAGGTTCAGTCCGGAAATCCCGAAACACAGGTCCTGGGGCAAGAATCGACTCTCCGCGGGAGACAGGAGGCGTTAGAGAGAGCCAATCAGGCTATCAATGCTGAAAGGGACAAAGTAAAAGCTAGAATAACTGAGGTGCTCGACAATTATCGAAAGTATCTAAGCGAAATTGTAGTTGAAATCGAAGAAGAGCTCGATGAGGTCTTCGATGCGATTAAGCAACTGGGGAGAAAGGCTCCGGGTGCCCGGGATGCATTCGAAAGATTGCTGAAAGAGCTCGATGTGGCACAGGATAACTTCAGCGATGCAATGGACCTGAAATTGGACGTGCCGGAACGCCAGCGTGCAGAACACCAACGTGGGCTTGAGGCTTTCTTGGACCAACTCAATCTCGGCGCCATTGCGGCCGTGCTTGAATCTGACGCCGAACCGGGTGAATCCGATGAGGAGGCGCAGACCTTGGCAGAGGATCTTGTAGGCGCCGCGCTCGCGCGCGAGGCCCTTGATATCGTGCAGATGGCCCTCCTCCAGGCGAAGGCAGCCGGCAGCAGCCTTTCATCGACCAGAGCCAGGCTCGAAGAGGCGCAGGAAAAACTCGATGAGTACATTGAGCAAAGAGCCGAAGACGAAGTGAAGATTCAAGAACTAAGTGCGCAACTATTCGCGCCTCCGCCGCCGGGCACTGAGATGGCAATCCTGTGGAAGAGCCAGGAAAGAGCCAGGCTTGATCTGCAGGCTGCGGAGCTTGCTTTAGACCAAGGGAAAGCGCAAGCAAGCGAGTCTGTGTCGGTAGCGCAGTCCGGGCTGGATAGGGCCCGCTTCGAGTTGGAGCAAGCGCAGGCGGCAATAGACAACATCCATGAAGACTTAGATAGCCTCTTTGTTTCTGCAGAACTGAACTACAATGCTGCGCAGGCTGCGGTGAATAAGGCCAAGGCTGACTTGGATATCGCCAAAGAGGCGTGGGACATTGTGCAATCAGGTCTTGATCCTGAAAAAGTGCGAAACGCCGAAATTAGCGTTGCCAGCAAAGAAGCGGCCCTCATAAAGGCCCAGGCGGCCCATGAGCAAGCCTTGATCAATGCCTCAGACGCCGGCAACGTTACGAAGCTGGAGAATGACCTCAAGCGTGCCCGGGCAAATCACGAGTTGCTGCTCGAGCGGCTCGAGGATGCGCGGCTCGTAGCGCCGTTTGATGGTGTTATCCAATTCATCTCAGGGAAGGCGGGCGAGCCGGTCAGCGCCTACGGTCCCATCATCGGGCTTGCAGACCCGACCATACTCATCGTCACTGCAGACCTATCGGAAGATGACACGCCGAAAGTTGCCTTGGACCAAGTGGCAGACCTCACCTTGGATGCATTCCCATCCGTGGTGCTGAAAGGCATTATTACCAAGCTCCCAACGTCCCTCGTTACCACGCAGGGCGTAATCCAGGACCGCTCGATTCGCATGGATGTGAATTGGCCGCAAGCAGGCGCGGAAATCGGCATGCTCGCGCGCGTTACAATCACCGTGCAACATAAAGACGACGTGCTCAAGGTGCCAATAGAGTCCGTAAAGCGCTCCGGCAGACGTACGTTCGTCGAATTCATGGATGGCGACATCAAACGCGCCAAGAACGTCGAGATTGGGATCCAGACCGAGACAGAGGTGGAAATACTTAGCGGTCTCGAAGAGGGCTTCGTAATCCTGCAAGGCCAGTAG
- a CDS encoding Rrf2 family transcriptional regulator: MLGISTKGHYGLVIMTALALVAEGTPLSLARIAEETGISLGYLEQIVATLKENGLVESVRGAKGGYVLGREPSEITAHQIILATEREIAPISCSLQPDEGVCCHRVNYCPTVFLWGRLEQQLSLALGDTTLEDLARHSVNNKRGTNSQSSVVAQLRAGALR; the protein is encoded by the coding sequence ATGCTAGGTATCTCGACAAAAGGGCACTATGGTCTCGTGATCATGACTGCCTTGGCGCTGGTGGCTGAAGGAACGCCCCTTTCCTTGGCGCGAATTGCGGAGGAAACCGGCATTTCTCTCGGCTATCTAGAGCAAATCGTGGCCACACTCAAGGAAAACGGACTGGTTGAAAGTGTTCGCGGCGCCAAGGGCGGGTACGTGTTGGGCAGAGAGCCGTCCGAGATTACGGCGCACCAGATTATCTTGGCAACCGAGCGTGAGATTGCACCGATTTCGTGCTCGCTGCAGCCTGATGAAGGCGTTTGCTGCCACCGGGTGAACTACTGCCCGACGGTCTTTCTCTGGGGACGATTGGAACAGCAACTCAGCTTGGCGCTAGGGGACACGACACTTGAGGATCTGGCGCGCCATAGCGTGAATAACAAGCGTGGCACGAACAGCCAGTCGTCTGTGGTAGCACAGCTACGTGCTGGGGCGCTGAGGTAA
- a CDS encoding ABC transporter ATP-binding protein gives MKKIPPLPERGEPFIICDNLVKIYKVADLEVVALQGLDLEVGRGEIMAIIGNSGSGKSTLLNTLGGLDRPSAGSLTIGSLNLIKMSDNDLVWYKRHMVGFVWQQSSRNLISYLTALENVQMPLIISGMPTKKREARATELLEAVGLGHRLRHRVGQLSGGEQQRVAISISLALSPPLLLADEPTGEVDTQTASTIYDTFRRINEEFGTTIIIVSHDPNVAYRVDRVVAIRDGRTSTETVRRISLEEGQEAISHDEYVVLDSAGRLQIPQEYLEQFGIRDRAIVEMSDDGIVVKPAYSSSDEEEEKKGLRGLLRR, from the coding sequence ATGAAAAAGATACCGCCGCTACCCGAACGTGGCGAGCCGTTCATCATCTGTGACAATCTGGTCAAGATCTATAAAGTCGCGGACCTGGAGGTCGTTGCCTTGCAGGGCCTTGATTTGGAAGTGGGCCGCGGCGAAATCATGGCGATCATTGGCAACTCCGGTAGCGGCAAATCAACGCTCCTCAATACACTGGGAGGACTTGACCGGCCAAGCGCCGGCAGCCTCACAATCGGTAGCCTCAACCTCATCAAGATGTCGGACAACGACCTCGTCTGGTATAAGCGGCATATGGTGGGCTTCGTGTGGCAGCAGAGCTCCCGCAACCTAATCTCATATCTCACGGCGCTAGAGAACGTCCAAATGCCTTTGATTATTTCAGGCATGCCAACCAAGAAGCGCGAAGCGAGAGCGACTGAGTTGCTTGAGGCCGTGGGTTTAGGGCACCGGTTGCGGCATCGCGTGGGACAACTGTCCGGCGGCGAGCAGCAGCGTGTCGCCATCTCCATCTCGCTGGCGCTCTCTCCGCCGCTTCTGCTTGCAGATGAACCCACAGGTGAGGTTGATACCCAGACCGCTAGCACGATCTATGACACGTTTCGCCGTATCAACGAGGAATTCGGCACCACGATTATTATCGTTAGCCACGACCCAAACGTGGCCTATCGCGTAGACCGGGTCGTTGCCATTCGCGATGGCCGCACCAGTACCGAGACGGTGCGCCGCATTAGCCTGGAGGAAGGCCAAGAAGCCATCAGCCACGATGAGTACGTCGTGCTTGATTCCGCCGGTCGTCTTCAGATTCCGCAAGAGTACCTAGAGCAATTTGGCATTCGCGACCGCGCCATAGTGGAAATGTCAGACGACGGCATTGTCGTGAAACCGGCGTATTCTTCCTCCGATGAGGAGGAAGAGAAAAAGGGGCTACGCGGCCTATTGCGCCGGTAG
- a CDS encoding HU family DNA-binding protein has product MTQSDLIKEVASRTGTTQKAAKEFLDAFVESVQDSLKRGESVAIPGFGTFRVAQRAARSGRNPRTGEPLEVAARKAPVFSAGTALRKSVDV; this is encoded by the coding sequence ATGACACAGAGCGACCTGATAAAGGAAGTTGCGTCTCGGACAGGAACTACGCAAAAGGCGGCAAAGGAATTCTTGGACGCCTTTGTAGAGTCGGTGCAAGACTCGCTCAAGCGTGGCGAAAGTGTCGCGATACCGGGATTTGGAACCTTCCGCGTCGCGCAGCGTGCGGCCCGGTCCGGGCGTAATCCAAGGACTGGCGAACCCCTTGAGGTTGCTGCTCGTAAAGCGCCCGTCTTCTCTGCGGGCACGGCACTCCGCAAGTCTGTAGACGTTTAG
- the sufC gene encoding Fe-S cluster assembly ATPase SufC codes for MATEQSFFLIDDLHVEIEGNEILRGVDLSVKRGEIHAIMGPNGSGKSTLAHTLMGHPSYEVTAGQVLYNGEDILEKDPNDRAKLGIFLAFQYPLAIPGVSTLNFLRTSLKAVKQAEISAREFRKHLLEKMDMLKISREFAGRYLNDGFSGGEKKRMEILQMAVLEPQLAVLDEIDSGLDIDAIRAVGEGISSIMHPEMSIVIITHYPRILHFVKPDYVHIMADGKIRQSGGFELAEELEAKGYDVLLKEVMLASS; via the coding sequence ATGGCTACTGAGCAATCGTTTTTCCTTATCGATGATCTCCATGTCGAGATTGAAGGGAACGAAATCCTGCGCGGAGTGGACCTATCAGTCAAGCGCGGTGAAATACATGCAATCATGGGACCGAATGGGTCCGGCAAGAGCACCCTCGCCCACACGCTCATGGGGCATCCAAGTTACGAGGTAACTGCGGGGCAGGTGCTTTACAACGGCGAGGATATCTTGGAGAAGGATCCAAATGATCGTGCCAAACTCGGCATATTCCTCGCATTCCAGTATCCGCTGGCGATCCCAGGTGTGAGCACCTTGAATTTCCTGCGTACGTCCCTAAAGGCAGTGAAACAGGCGGAAATCAGCGCGCGCGAGTTTCGCAAACACTTGCTTGAGAAGATGGACATGCTCAAGATCAGCCGCGAATTCGCGGGGCGCTATTTGAACGACGGCTTTTCCGGCGGCGAGAAGAAGCGGATGGAGATTCTGCAGATGGCGGTGCTCGAACCGCAACTCGCAGTTTTGGACGAGATCGACTCCGGCCTCGATATTGACGCCATTCGCGCAGTGGGCGAAGGCATTTCTTCAATCATGCACCCGGAGATGTCTATTGTGATTATTACCCACTACCCGCGCATCCTCCACTTTGTAAAGCCGGACTACGTGCACATTATGGCGGATGGAAAGATTCGGCAGTCGGGTGGCTTTGAGTTGGCAGAGGAGCTTGAAGCCAAAGGATACGACGTACTGCTTAAAGAGGTCATGCTAGCTTCGTCATAA
- a CDS encoding ABC transporter ATP-binding protein — translation MAQPIAIAEEVSRVYHVGREDVYAVRQANWQIVPGRLIALQGRSGSGKTTLLNLVGGLDRPSAGMIRIMDNDTRQMSDRELTMLRRHKIGFIFQAFALLPVLSAYENVELPMRIAGMGARKRHQRALELLDLVGLTKRASHRPFELSGGEQGRVAIARALANQPALLLADEPTGDLDSVTGLQMMLLFSRIVRQEGVTVVMATHDLSVRDIADETFTMSDGVLSRWHPSQDEPDETISTLMRQAESGEWQQSQEQPPQQPYSGS, via the coding sequence ATGGCACAACCCATTGCAATTGCCGAAGAGGTATCTCGCGTCTACCATGTCGGCCGTGAGGATGTGTACGCCGTGCGGCAGGCGAACTGGCAAATCGTCCCCGGCCGCCTTATCGCGCTGCAAGGACGCTCCGGCAGCGGCAAGACCACCCTCCTCAACCTTGTCGGAGGATTGGATCGTCCGTCAGCCGGCATGATACGCATAATGGACAACGATACCCGGCAGATGAGCGACCGTGAACTCACGATGCTGCGGCGACACAAGATCGGCTTCATCTTCCAAGCTTTTGCCCTCCTGCCCGTGCTTTCTGCGTACGAGAATGTTGAATTGCCGATGCGTATTGCGGGCATGGGAGCACGGAAACGCCATCAGCGCGCGTTAGAACTCCTAGACCTGGTGGGGCTGACCAAGCGCGCCAGTCACCGCCCTTTCGAGCTCTCCGGCGGCGAGCAAGGCCGTGTGGCCATTGCCCGTGCCCTTGCCAACCAACCGGCGCTGCTCCTCGCCGACGAGCCAACGGGCGACCTGGATAGCGTGACCGGACTTCAGATGATGCTCCTCTTTTCGCGTATTGTGCGCCAGGAAGGCGTTACGGTAGTCATGGCAACCCATGACCTCTCGGTCCGTGACATCGCCGACGAGACATTCACGATGAGCGATGGCGTGCTCTCTCGCTGGCACCCTTCACAAGATGAACCCGACGAGACGATCAGCACCCTCATGCGCCAGGCCGAGTCGGGCGAGTGGCAGCAATCACAAGAGCAGCCACCCCAGCAGCCTTACTCCGGTAGCTAG
- a CDS encoding FtsX-like permease family protein has translation MTYSILVLVTKRLLNNINIVFSTILGLVVTVTLVSSVPLYSEGMSEMLLHRALRDTESRQAQPRASLLIRKFEQKNETNISLLQYQQADEYMRVTAPTEMGIPLLLSTRYGQTEHMPILTKGDDLDLTSRQFADWGFIAFATDFDKHIRILEGRYAEPAQSGDPYIEAIIMTEKMDAIGAEVGDHLITVYRGPGGEPEPIEIKIVGRWFPNDPNEIYWFYHPQYFKEGLMVPDETFVGVILTDWEEIGYEYTWFSVFDVDAINASNARSIITGISEIRSNLGTILGKVKIDISPEDILLRYLRDLFFLKILLFILSAPVIGIVLYYIGIASSMVVDRQRNEIAVLKSRGASTWQIIGIYLLEGGMIGILALVVGPVLGVYLAQLIARTYTFLTFIGRDPLPITITTSTFNYALAAIALSIGAALMPAAATARHSIVTFKQEASRKLRRPWWQRFFLDILLLGLSVYGYRLLQDQRQVVVLGEEGNVFSNPLLLIVPSVFMFGMALLFVRLFPYIVELVTRIGNRLWGVSILLGLRHISRSAGQYNSLLLLLVLTLAIGTFSASVAATLTRNHSDSVYYRIGADMAFYESGDYDEELEQWYIAPFSDHLQLDEIKAAARVWDSKGNAILPDRATPEIQIVAIDPWDAVNVMYWRPDFAHRSLVTLMNELAAQPDALLASANFMIDHKLKVGDRVRINLRQQQIDFVIVDWVDYFPTQFPDTDYFAVANLDYIFDNIGLGPYDAWVKTEAGADIEAMEEKLRDLDFIVVRTQDTRERVISQRDDPRRTGVFGMLTVGFLIAILLTILGFLTYSLLSFQRRMQDFGILRAMGLSIRQLISLYIFEQGFLIVMGVAIGTVFGVAAGRIFIPFLQIKTGEHANIPSFVVITAWADIAKIYLILAVILAIAVPVIISMLSRMRIHEAIKFGEEQG, from the coding sequence TTGACCTACTCTATCCTGGTCCTAGTCACCAAGCGTCTGCTCAATAACATCAATATCGTCTTCTCCACCATTCTCGGCTTGGTGGTCACGGTGACGCTGGTGTCGAGCGTGCCGCTTTACTCAGAAGGCATGAGCGAAATGCTCTTGCACCGCGCGCTGCGCGATACTGAGTCGCGCCAGGCGCAACCCCGGGCCAGTCTTCTCATCCGCAAATTCGAGCAGAAGAACGAGACGAACATCTCGCTCCTGCAATACCAACAGGCCGATGAGTACATGCGGGTAACGGCGCCTACAGAGATGGGCATCCCGCTCCTTCTCTCAACCCGCTATGGGCAGACCGAGCACATGCCCATCCTCACCAAAGGCGATGACCTTGACTTGACATCGCGCCAGTTCGCCGATTGGGGCTTTATCGCCTTTGCCACCGACTTCGATAAGCACATCCGCATTCTGGAAGGACGCTACGCAGAACCTGCTCAGTCCGGCGATCCGTATATCGAAGCTATAATCATGACGGAAAAGATGGATGCCATCGGCGCTGAAGTTGGCGACCATCTGATCACCGTCTACCGTGGCCCCGGAGGTGAACCGGAACCAATTGAAATAAAGATTGTGGGCCGGTGGTTTCCCAACGATCCTAACGAAATCTATTGGTTCTACCACCCGCAGTACTTCAAGGAAGGTCTCATGGTTCCGGACGAGACCTTCGTTGGCGTGATCCTCACCGACTGGGAAGAGATCGGCTATGAGTACACCTGGTTTTCGGTCTTTGATGTCGATGCCATCAATGCGAGCAATGCCAGGTCGATTATTACCGGAATCAGCGAGATTCGCTCCAACCTGGGCACGATACTCGGCAAAGTGAAGATCGATATTTCCCCCGAAGACATCCTGTTGCGGTACTTACGCGACCTCTTCTTCCTTAAGATTCTGCTCTTCATTCTTTCCGCGCCCGTGATTGGCATTGTGCTCTACTACATAGGCATCGCCTCTTCGATGGTCGTTGACCGCCAGCGAAACGAAATTGCGGTGCTCAAGAGCCGGGGCGCAAGCACCTGGCAAATCATCGGCATTTATTTACTCGAAGGCGGCATGATCGGAATCTTGGCGCTCGTGGTTGGACCGGTCTTGGGAGTGTATCTGGCCCAACTCATCGCGCGTACATACACGTTCCTCACGTTCATCGGTCGCGACCCATTGCCCATCACCATCACGACCAGTACCTTCAATTACGCGCTGGCCGCTATCGCGCTCTCCATTGGCGCGGCGCTCATGCCTGCAGCTGCCACGGCAAGGCACAGCATCGTCACATTTAAGCAAGAAGCCTCGCGCAAGTTACGCAGGCCTTGGTGGCAACGCTTCTTCTTGGATATCCTTCTCTTGGGGCTATCGGTCTACGGCTATCGCTTGTTACAAGATCAGCGCCAGGTCGTCGTACTAGGTGAAGAGGGCAACGTCTTTTCAAATCCCCTTCTGCTCATCGTGCCCTCGGTCTTCATGTTCGGGATGGCGCTATTGTTCGTGCGGCTCTTCCCCTATATCGTCGAGTTGGTAACGCGAATCGGGAATCGACTGTGGGGCGTATCCATTCTCTTAGGGTTGCGCCACATCTCCCGCTCTGCGGGTCAATACAACAGCTTGCTCTTGCTGCTGGTGCTGACGTTGGCTATTGGGACGTTTAGTGCTTCCGTAGCAGCGACCCTTACGCGGAATCATTCCGACTCCGTCTACTATCGCATTGGCGCCGACATGGCATTCTATGAATCCGGCGACTATGACGAGGAGCTGGAACAGTGGTATATTGCTCCCTTCTCCGATCACTTGCAGCTCGATGAAATCAAGGCAGCCGCCCGCGTTTGGGATAGCAAGGGTAACGCCATTCTGCCGGACCGCGCCACGCCTGAAATCCAAATTGTCGCCATAGATCCATGGGATGCCGTAAACGTAATGTACTGGCGTCCTGACTTTGCCCATCGGTCGCTGGTTACATTAATGAATGAGCTTGCCGCGCAGCCGGACGCACTTCTGGCCAGCGCCAACTTCATGATCGACCATAAGCTTAAGGTCGGCGACCGGGTCCGCATCAATTTGCGGCAGCAACAGATCGACTTTGTGATTGTTGACTGGGTAGACTACTTTCCCACCCAGTTCCCGGACACCGATTACTTCGCCGTTGCAAACCTGGACTACATATTTGACAATATCGGCCTTGGCCCATATGACGCTTGGGTGAAGACTGAGGCGGGCGCCGACATCGAGGCCATGGAAGAAAAGCTCCGCGACCTGGACTTCATTGTCGTGCGGACGCAAGATACCCGCGAGAGAGTCATATCCCAGCGCGATGATCCCCGCCGAACCGGCGTGTTTGGTATGCTGACCGTGGGATTTTTGATCGCTATTCTGCTTACTATTCTTGGCTTTCTTACGTACTCGTTGCTTTCGTTCCAGCGTCGAATGCAGGACTTTGGCATTTTACGCGCCATGGGACTCTCCATACGGCAATTGATCAGCCTGTATATCTTTGAGCAGGGCTTCCTCATAGTCATGGGAGTTGCCATCGGTACAGTTTTCGGGGTGGCAGCGGGACGCATCTTTATACCCTTCCTTCAGATCAAGACCGGCGAACATGCCAATATCCCATCATTTGTCGTGATCACTGCTTGGGCCGACATTGCGAAGATCTACCTAATTCTGGCGGTCATACTTGCCATCGCGGTGCCTGTGATCATCTCCATGCTCTCCCGTATGCGCATTCACGAAGCAATTAAGTTTGGGGAAGAACAGGGATGA